The Mytilus galloprovincialis chromosome 2, xbMytGall1.hap1.1, whole genome shotgun sequence genome has a window encoding:
- the LOC143065338 gene encoding 4-trimethylaminobutyraldehyde dehydrogenase-like isoform X1, which translates to MNVLVWRSLIRYPHRCMCTVTGSSSQVCHNNLYLQITMNVLVWRSLIRSPHRCMCTVTGSSSQVCHPLNYLDGQRVDPKCTQTFDLREPATGKSLRFVASSNEEDVDMAVRSARREFKAWKKFSGFERGNVLKKAANIIRMRSEELARTEVLDTGKPIYEARMDIAGCADTVDYYGGMAAGISGEFLQLSNGNFNYTMREPLGVVGGIGAWNYPFQMATWKSSPALACGNTFVFKPSPFTPLTAVMLGEIYKEAGLPDGCYNVIQGEGETGALLGNHPDVNKMTFTGSVPTGTKVMEACAKGIKHVGLELGGKSPCIIFNDSNLDNAVSGAMMANFFTQGQVCSNGTRVFVQNSIMGPFIAKIVERTKNMKIGNPNHEDTKVGATISEEQAMKVLAYVDIAKKEGASVLCGGERVVPEASLSGGYYMSPCILVNCEDHMTVVKDEIFGSVMSVLGFDTEQEVISRANDTEFGLAAGVFTNDLKRAHRVASELEAGSLYVNNYNVYPVGVPFGGYKKSGLGRENGPEALDLFTQVKSVYVEMGDVEAPF; encoded by the exons ATGAATGTGTTAGTGTGGCGGTCACTGATCCGATATCCACATAGATGTATGTGTACAGTGACTGGATCATCTTCTCAAGTCTGTCATAACAATCTTTATTTACAGATTACAATGAATGTGTTAGTGTGGCGGTCACTGATACGAAGTCCACATAGATGTATGTGTACAGTGACTGGATCATCTTCTCAAGTCTGTCATCCTCTTAACTATTTAGATGGACAGAGGGTAGATCCTAAGTGTACTCAGACATTTGACCTTAGGGAACCAGCAACAG GGAAGTCATTACGATTTGTAGCAAGTTCTAACGAGGAGGATGTGGACATGGCTGTCAGATCAGCAAGGAGAGAATTTAAAGCATGGAAGAAATTCTCAGGATTTGAAAGAGGAAATGTTCTCAAGAAAGCTGCTAATATTATCAGG atGAGGTCTGAAGAGCTGGCTAGAACAGAAGTTTTGGATACAGGGAAGCCAATCTATGAGGCAAGGATGGATATAGCTGGATGTGCTGATACAGTAGACTATTATGGTGGAATGGCTGCTGGTATATCAG GTGAATTTTTACAATTATCAAATGGGAATTTTAATTACACAATGAGAGAGCCTTTGGGTGTGGTCGGTGGAATAGGAGCGTGGAACTACCCATTTCAGATGGCCACTTGGAAGTCTAGTCCTGCCCTGGCATGTGGTAACACCTTTGTGTTTAAACCCTCACCTTTTACCCCTCTGACGGCTGTGATGTTGGGTGAAATCTACAAGGAAGCTGGCCTTCCTGATGGATGTTATAATGTTATACAG GGTGAGGGTGAAACAGGCGCACTACTAGGTAACCATCCAGATGTTAACAAGATGACCTTTACAGGAAGTGTACCAACAGGAACCAAGGTCATGGAAGCATGTGCAAAA GGAATTAAACATGTAGGTTTAGAACTTGGAGGGAAATCTCCTTGTATTATTTTCAATGACAGTAACTTAGATAATGCAGTATCTGGTGCTATGATGGCTAACTTCTTCACACAGGGACAG GTATGCTCCAATGGAACAAGAGTATTTGTACAAAACAGTATAATGGGACCATTTAtagcaaaaattgttgaaaggaCGAAAAACATGAAAATAGGAAATCCAAACCATGAAGATACAAAAGTTGGCGCTACAATCAGCGAAGAACAAGCAATGAAAGTACTAGCATATGTAGATATAGCCAAAAAAGAG GGAGCCAGTGTTTTGTGTGGTGGTGAGAGGGTAGTTCCAGAAGCCAGTCTTTCGGGTGGATATTATATGTCACCCTGTATCCTAGTAAACTGTGAAGATCACATGACTGTTGTTAAAGATGAAATATTCGGCAGCGTGATGTCTGTCTTGGGATTTGACACAGAGCAGGAAGTCATCAGTCGAGCCAATGATACAGAGTTTGGATTAGCTGCTGGAGTATTTACAAA CGATTTAAAGAGAGCCCACAGAGTAGCATCAGAACTAGAAGCTGGATCTTTATATGTCAATAACTACAATGTGTATCCTGTAGGTGTTCCTTTTGGTGGATACAAGAAATCAGGACTAGGACGGGAAAACGGGCCTGAGGCCTTGGACTTATTTACACAAGTCAAATCTGTATATGTAGAAATGGGAGATGTTGAAGCTcctttctga
- the LOC143065338 gene encoding 4-trimethylaminobutyraldehyde dehydrogenase-like isoform X2, translating to MNVLVWRSLIRSPHRCMCTVTGSSSQVCHPLNYLDGQRVDPKCTQTFDLREPATGKSLRFVASSNEEDVDMAVRSARREFKAWKKFSGFERGNVLKKAANIIRMRSEELARTEVLDTGKPIYEARMDIAGCADTVDYYGGMAAGISGEFLQLSNGNFNYTMREPLGVVGGIGAWNYPFQMATWKSSPALACGNTFVFKPSPFTPLTAVMLGEIYKEAGLPDGCYNVIQGEGETGALLGNHPDVNKMTFTGSVPTGTKVMEACAKGIKHVGLELGGKSPCIIFNDSNLDNAVSGAMMANFFTQGQVCSNGTRVFVQNSIMGPFIAKIVERTKNMKIGNPNHEDTKVGATISEEQAMKVLAYVDIAKKEGASVLCGGERVVPEASLSGGYYMSPCILVNCEDHMTVVKDEIFGSVMSVLGFDTEQEVISRANDTEFGLAAGVFTNDLKRAHRVASELEAGSLYVNNYNVYPVGVPFGGYKKSGLGRENGPEALDLFTQVKSVYVEMGDVEAPF from the exons ATGAATGTGTTAGTGTGGCGGTCACTGATACGAAGTCCACATAGATGTATGTGTACAGTGACTGGATCATCTTCTCAAGTCTGTCATCCTCTTAACTATTTAGATGGACAGAGGGTAGATCCTAAGTGTACTCAGACATTTGACCTTAGGGAACCAGCAACAG GGAAGTCATTACGATTTGTAGCAAGTTCTAACGAGGAGGATGTGGACATGGCTGTCAGATCAGCAAGGAGAGAATTTAAAGCATGGAAGAAATTCTCAGGATTTGAAAGAGGAAATGTTCTCAAGAAAGCTGCTAATATTATCAGG atGAGGTCTGAAGAGCTGGCTAGAACAGAAGTTTTGGATACAGGGAAGCCAATCTATGAGGCAAGGATGGATATAGCTGGATGTGCTGATACAGTAGACTATTATGGTGGAATGGCTGCTGGTATATCAG GTGAATTTTTACAATTATCAAATGGGAATTTTAATTACACAATGAGAGAGCCTTTGGGTGTGGTCGGTGGAATAGGAGCGTGGAACTACCCATTTCAGATGGCCACTTGGAAGTCTAGTCCTGCCCTGGCATGTGGTAACACCTTTGTGTTTAAACCCTCACCTTTTACCCCTCTGACGGCTGTGATGTTGGGTGAAATCTACAAGGAAGCTGGCCTTCCTGATGGATGTTATAATGTTATACAG GGTGAGGGTGAAACAGGCGCACTACTAGGTAACCATCCAGATGTTAACAAGATGACCTTTACAGGAAGTGTACCAACAGGAACCAAGGTCATGGAAGCATGTGCAAAA GGAATTAAACATGTAGGTTTAGAACTTGGAGGGAAATCTCCTTGTATTATTTTCAATGACAGTAACTTAGATAATGCAGTATCTGGTGCTATGATGGCTAACTTCTTCACACAGGGACAG GTATGCTCCAATGGAACAAGAGTATTTGTACAAAACAGTATAATGGGACCATTTAtagcaaaaattgttgaaaggaCGAAAAACATGAAAATAGGAAATCCAAACCATGAAGATACAAAAGTTGGCGCTACAATCAGCGAAGAACAAGCAATGAAAGTACTAGCATATGTAGATATAGCCAAAAAAGAG GGAGCCAGTGTTTTGTGTGGTGGTGAGAGGGTAGTTCCAGAAGCCAGTCTTTCGGGTGGATATTATATGTCACCCTGTATCCTAGTAAACTGTGAAGATCACATGACTGTTGTTAAAGATGAAATATTCGGCAGCGTGATGTCTGTCTTGGGATTTGACACAGAGCAGGAAGTCATCAGTCGAGCCAATGATACAGAGTTTGGATTAGCTGCTGGAGTATTTACAAA CGATTTAAAGAGAGCCCACAGAGTAGCATCAGAACTAGAAGCTGGATCTTTATATGTCAATAACTACAATGTGTATCCTGTAGGTGTTCCTTTTGGTGGATACAAGAAATCAGGACTAGGACGGGAAAACGGGCCTGAGGCCTTGGACTTATTTACACAAGTCAAATCTGTATATGTAGAAATGGGAGATGTTGAAGCTcctttctga